TTCATAATCGAAAAGAATTGTGCACAGTATACCTTCGTTGATGCCgcttcaaaagcacctTCCCTGAATTCACAAAAAAATCTCTCTAAAGTGAACAAGGGTTCTGTGAAGCCGCGAAGAATGGGTGCTGAAATTGGTGGGCTTGACCCGTCTTGTTTCGCCAGTGATGAAAACTACGACAGAGCGCTACTGATCATCGATAACATCTTGACCATGTATACCGCCGACCTTCATGGGTTCTTGCCATATGAAGCAGAACTCATAGCAGAAAGATGCCTCAACGTATGGTGGACTAAAGAGCTGGCTTTGAGAGAAATGAACGGCCAGCGCCTAAATCAAATCAAGGCAATCAATCTCGCGCCATTTAAGATAATCACGGGTAGGGGACTCCATAGTGTCGGAGGTGTTTCCAAAGTGAGAATCAAAGTTAAGAAGTTTCTAGATACATGCCTCTACTCCTACACGGAAGAGGCATCATACTTTATAGTGGAAgggaagaaaaaggcttAATAGATCATCACcagcacgtgacatatCACAGTTTCGTGGTTCATTGATATAATTGATTTGTAGAATTAAAAACGCGCCAGTTCGCCCGCATTGTCTTTCGAAAGAGATAGTTCACGCCACATAGCCTCGATGGATTACATGAATTTAGGAGTGAAATCCCGTAAAACAGGCATTCAAGTCAAGGGCAATATAGGTCGAGATGAGTACTCCATGGAAAACATAGACGAATTTTTTAAGGATGATGACACACTCATCTCggcaagaaggaaaagCAGGAGGTCATCCTTGCTGCCTCTCTCTAAGAAATTTTTACCTGAGGACTTTAGCGAGACTTCGAGGAGAAGCTCAAACTATCTTCCTCCAAGCGTACCCACTATacaggaagaagatgacgaaAATCTACACGAGGGGAGTGATGAGCCCGCAGGCGGACTAGAAATCAACGAAACCCTCAGTCGCGCAGTGGAGGATAACAGGATTCATCAGGAGCTCTCAGAAATCCCTACCGGCGATCACGAGCGCCGGCTTAGGCAGCCCGCAGAAAAAAGTTATGAGCCAGATTACAGAGCTGAGGATGATTTCACAACGGACGCAGTTGTGCCCCAAACCCCACCCTCAGACTACGGGAACGAGAGCTATCGAGACGTGCCGGACTTGGTGGctgatgatgacgatgacgtTTCTCACGGAAATACAACTTTCAATACATCTGACAACGCACTCCTAGAGGATGAACTGCAACGAGAGGTGCGGGCAGAAAGCGAGGAAGACAGAGATTATATTGAAAGGTACTCTAATACAGAAAATAGTGATAGcagtgaacttgaagatgaagacaaCAGTGACACAAATTCCCCCTACGAAACACACTCCGCTCAAAGTTATAATACGAGAGTTCAGCCGGCACTTTCTGTTTCACGAGGGAGGCACCCCCTGTCTGAACCACAAGAATTGAGCGATACTTCTGATGAGGAGTTTATTTATGACCAAGCCCGAGAACTGGCAAGTGAGAATAGTTTCACAACATCAGCGGGCTTGCGAAAGTCAAAGCGAGTAAAAGTTGCCCCATTAGAATATTGGAGAAACGAAAAGGTTGTTTACAAGCGCAAATCAAGGAAGCCTGTTTTGGAAATCGATAAAATTATCACgtatgaagatgaagatgacgaggaagaagaaatatcACGGAGaaggaagagctcaaaaaagccGCCTTACAATTATGGTACTTCTGGAAAACCGCGCGGCCGCCCTAGGAAAAGTAAGACTACAAACAGtgcttcttcctcaggCCTTCAAAATCCCAATGAGGATTTGATATCCAAGATCAGAACAGGGGATACTCAATGCTCTAGTTGGATGCGTCGAggtgttttcaaagcctcGGTTAAATCTTCTTTCCATGGAAAGgaagaaaacgaagaacttT
This is a stretch of genomic DNA from Lachancea thermotolerans CBS 6340 chromosome D complete sequence. It encodes these proteins:
- the MIF2 gene encoding Mif2p (similar to uniprot|P35201 Saccharomyces cerevisiae YKL089W MIF2 Kinetochore protein with homology to human CENP-C required for structural integrity of the spindle during anaphase spindle elongation interacts with histones H2A H2B and H4 phosphorylated by Ipl1p), whose amino-acid sequence is MDYMNLGVKSRKTGIQVKGNIGRDEYSMENIDEFFKDDDTLISARRKSRRSSLLPLSKKFLPEDFSETSRRSSNYLPPSVPTIQEEDDENLHEGSDEPAGGLEINETLSRAVEDNRIHQELSEIPTGDHERRLRQPAEKSYEPDYRAEDDFTTDAVVPQTPPSDYGNESYRDVPDLVADDDDDVSHGNTTFNTSDNALLEDELQREVRAESEEDRDYIERYSNTENSDSSELEDEDNSDTNSPYETHSAQSYNTRVQPALSVSRGRHPLSEPQELSDTSDEEFIYDQARELASENSFTTSAGLRKSKRVKVAPLEYWRNEKVVYKRKSRKPVLEIDKIITYEDEDDEEEEISRRRKSSKKPPYNYGTSGKPRGRPRKSKTTNSASSSGLQNPNEDLISKIRTGDTQCSSWMRRGVFKASVKSSFHGKEENEELLACAPDSVHTEQRRKTADEDFSLAVLFDQHRDLFASGFLTIPTGSCKKLSDSRNAFINFYLIQGVIEVTVGRNKLLCTDGTSFQIPAFNEYAFRNKGKNDAKMYFVQTTIFPRLSQARGIRNLSRSPAEARDNQIPKSTTSPSDMSISEL